One genomic segment of Streptomyces violaceusniger Tu 4113 includes these proteins:
- a CDS encoding DedA family protein, protein MILIAASEVPTGGVAGWAASLMESVGAVGAGVAIALENLFPPLPSEVILPLAGFTASQGRISLIAALAWTTVGSVVGAIALYAIGALLGRERMIAIAVRIPLVKVSDIHRTEAWFSRHGTKAVLFGRMIPIFRSMISIPAGVERMRLPVFLALTTAGSLTWNAIFVLAGYLLGTRWHQVTDLVGLYSKAVLGAAVLAVLAFTAVRLLRSGKGDHRASQ, encoded by the coding sequence ATGATCCTTATCGCTGCATCCGAGGTGCCCACCGGCGGTGTCGCAGGTTGGGCCGCAAGCCTGATGGAATCCGTCGGCGCCGTCGGCGCCGGGGTGGCAATCGCCTTGGAGAACCTCTTCCCGCCGCTCCCGAGCGAGGTGATCCTGCCGCTTGCCGGGTTCACGGCGAGTCAAGGAAGAATCAGTCTCATCGCGGCACTTGCGTGGACGACGGTGGGCTCCGTCGTGGGTGCCATCGCGCTGTACGCGATCGGCGCCCTGCTCGGCAGGGAGCGCATGATCGCCATCGCCGTTCGGATCCCCCTCGTGAAGGTCTCCGACATCCACCGGACAGAGGCATGGTTCTCACGGCACGGCACGAAGGCGGTGCTCTTCGGCCGAATGATCCCCATCTTCCGCAGCATGATCTCGATCCCGGCCGGCGTCGAGCGGATGCGCCTGCCTGTCTTTCTTGCCCTCACCACGGCGGGAAGCCTCACCTGGAACGCCATCTTCGTTCTCGCGGGCTACCTGCTGGGCACGCGTTGGCACCAGGTCACCGATCTCGTCGGCCTCTACTCCAAGGCTGTCTTGGGAGCTGCTGTTCTCGCAGTGCTCGCGTTTACCGCTGTACGCCTGCTCAGGTCGGGAAAGGGCGATCACCGGGCATCTCAATGA
- a CDS encoding CHAT domain-containing protein has translation MTDKGGHPAGDGTPDALVEQAIAAVREARDLLNGDIDGLLRSAALRRVIDRLTSVEGLLPPDHAARAFVVPQLGALLGVRCSHDGDADPGERETALRYLRWADRALPVDHLPAVESRTVLVGLLLGGAVAVAPEPPRADLTEARKVVERLECAPMSPDFHETTAAVRQRIDRSLARPPADPVAEAVHGLVSLASSLSTARFTRLLVWLTTELYSSKPGRDIGGTLTELQLDPVGIELLDVLVRAVGPSAGTPAARVRGVRRAAELARQALPELPPNTPERTHVAKLHAYLLLVTDMLVPGSVDFDELDPAVLEPECVDRVQWPVALNLDPGLVPHLDDWTRDFSDELGLRERTLAANLDRLLAYRSGDPGHLERAAALLRDSIGSVPEDNPLATTARSTLAEVLAQSAADGNHQDAEAALAIARGLRAAAARDGSAPDASEGPDGSSSASDLTLSWAGLELDRMRASGDPTGLPELLEELTSRYKALPPDSAERGKLASVLAEAHRIRAQHRPDPAGERLAAHYLGEAERAGENSLKPTLLTIRQGPPDEGRAALDRALADADAELRRALEDPRLNHDQEYLARAQLGLLLMTGFQQFGEPALLDRTIAELTPVRHLISGGHASVHRREILEKLSEAHLWRSRRDGPHRAADLRTTLDITHQALTELAADVLLQLGAEHGLAAARDGAVLSRRLAFGATWLSGRPDEAVRALELGRAMVLRAAAASRNIPDLLAADGHLELARRWLAQTAATASPDAAGPRMTGALRRMALNALGARGDSAEAVLGVPEVAELAAGLAATRTDALVYLVPGQGLRYPAPGFALIVRPDSVQPQVLPLPRLLSTGSAPLDRYLEAAADRSGAAVDPAQHPSRQTERHWQAALVDLCDWAWEAAIGPLLNALGSSEGDALRPSDGDTLGPLGGDSPGLSEGDANPSGSNAPGPTLRPPRIVLVPCGPLGAVAWHAARRPRATGDPGHRFACQDAVFSYAPSGAQFLRAARRRRLPATDRQVLVADPDLTLLWAETETDALRTACYPDALRYGAFLASDEPEDAPGTPDDLLAVLPGGDATASVVHISCHAVAGPHPTRSALRLAAGPDTEPDSGLLTVARLLDGAADRPPDTTGPLIVLSACETDLSTRDHDESLTLATALVTRGAADAVGSRWAVRDSQTAVMMAVFHHFLAAEGLAPPDALRATQLWMLDPDRTPPPTLRGELLYEATGPGLDQIHHWAAFTHQGNPAPRDACRKSGAGQ, from the coding sequence ATGACCGACAAGGGAGGACACCCGGCCGGCGACGGCACGCCGGACGCGCTGGTGGAGCAGGCTATCGCCGCCGTCCGAGAGGCCCGGGATCTGCTGAACGGCGACATCGACGGCCTTTTACGCTCCGCCGCGCTGCGCCGGGTGATCGACCGGCTGACATCCGTCGAGGGGCTATTGCCGCCGGACCATGCGGCCCGGGCGTTCGTCGTACCCCAACTGGGAGCACTGCTCGGAGTGCGCTGCAGCCACGACGGCGACGCGGACCCCGGGGAACGTGAGACGGCGCTGCGCTACCTGCGCTGGGCCGACCGCGCCCTGCCGGTCGACCACCTGCCGGCGGTCGAGTCCCGGACGGTGTTGGTCGGCCTGCTGCTGGGCGGGGCCGTGGCCGTGGCACCCGAACCGCCGCGAGCGGATCTGACGGAGGCCCGGAAGGTCGTCGAGCGCCTCGAGTGTGCCCCGATGAGCCCGGACTTCCACGAGACAACCGCTGCGGTGCGGCAGCGGATCGACCGCTCGCTGGCGCGACCGCCCGCCGATCCGGTCGCCGAAGCCGTCCATGGTCTGGTGTCCCTGGCCTCCTCCCTCAGCACCGCGCGGTTCACCCGCCTGCTGGTGTGGCTGACCACGGAGCTGTACAGCTCCAAACCGGGACGGGACATCGGGGGCACGCTGACCGAATTGCAGCTGGATCCGGTCGGTATCGAGCTGCTGGACGTACTCGTCCGCGCGGTCGGACCGAGCGCGGGCACCCCCGCCGCCCGCGTCCGGGGCGTTCGCCGGGCCGCCGAACTGGCCCGGCAGGCGCTGCCCGAGCTGCCGCCGAACACCCCGGAGCGGACCCACGTCGCCAAGCTCCACGCGTACCTGCTGCTGGTGACAGATATGCTGGTGCCGGGCAGTGTGGACTTCGACGAGCTGGACCCGGCCGTGTTGGAGCCGGAGTGCGTCGACCGCGTCCAGTGGCCCGTCGCCCTCAATCTGGACCCGGGACTGGTACCACACCTCGACGACTGGACCCGGGACTTCTCCGATGAACTGGGACTCCGCGAACGGACGTTGGCCGCCAACCTCGACCGGCTGCTGGCCTACCGCAGCGGCGACCCGGGGCATCTGGAACGGGCCGCCGCGCTGCTGCGGGACTCGATCGGCTCGGTCCCCGAGGACAACCCGCTGGCCACCACCGCCCGCTCCACCCTGGCCGAGGTCCTGGCCCAGTCCGCTGCCGACGGCAACCACCAGGACGCCGAGGCCGCTTTGGCGATCGCCAGGGGGCTGCGGGCCGCCGCAGCGCGGGACGGCTCCGCGCCGGATGCGTCGGAAGGGCCGGACGGGTCGAGCTCCGCGAGCGACCTCACGCTGTCCTGGGCCGGTCTCGAACTCGATCGGATGCGCGCCAGCGGCGATCCGACCGGGCTGCCCGAGCTGCTTGAGGAGCTGACCAGCCGTTACAAAGCTCTGCCGCCGGACAGCGCGGAGCGTGGCAAGCTGGCGAGCGTCCTCGCCGAGGCCCACCGTATCCGCGCCCAGCACCGGCCGGACCCGGCCGGAGAGCGCCTCGCCGCCCACTACCTCGGCGAGGCAGAGCGGGCTGGCGAGAACTCGCTGAAGCCGACGCTGCTCACGATCCGTCAGGGACCACCGGACGAGGGCCGGGCCGCACTCGACCGGGCGCTCGCCGACGCCGACGCAGAGCTGCGCCGCGCCCTGGAGGACCCCCGCCTCAACCACGATCAGGAGTATCTGGCGCGGGCGCAGCTCGGCCTGCTGCTGATGACGGGTTTCCAGCAGTTCGGGGAACCGGCACTGCTGGACCGGACCATCGCCGAGCTGACCCCGGTACGCCACCTGATCTCCGGAGGACACGCCTCGGTCCACCGGCGCGAGATCCTGGAGAAGCTGTCAGAGGCCCACCTCTGGCGCAGTCGGCGCGACGGTCCGCACCGCGCTGCGGACCTGCGGACCACGCTGGACATCACCCACCAGGCGCTGACAGAACTGGCCGCCGACGTCCTGCTCCAACTCGGTGCCGAACACGGCCTCGCGGCGGCCCGGGACGGGGCGGTCCTGAGCCGACGGCTGGCGTTCGGAGCCACCTGGCTGTCCGGCCGCCCAGACGAGGCGGTGCGGGCCCTGGAACTCGGCCGTGCCATGGTGCTGCGTGCCGCAGCTGCCTCCCGCAACATCCCCGACCTGCTGGCGGCCGACGGCCACCTCGAACTGGCCCGACGGTGGCTCGCCCAGACCGCCGCCACGGCCTCGCCAGACGCCGCCGGTCCCCGGATGACGGGGGCGCTGCGCCGGATGGCGCTCAACGCGCTGGGCGCCCGGGGTGACAGCGCGGAGGCGGTGCTCGGCGTGCCGGAGGTGGCCGAACTCGCGGCCGGCCTGGCCGCGACGCGGACTGACGCGCTGGTCTACCTCGTGCCCGGACAGGGCCTGCGCTACCCCGCCCCAGGTTTCGCGCTGATTGTCCGGCCTGACTCCGTCCAGCCCCAAGTCCTACCGCTGCCACGGCTGCTGAGCACCGGCAGCGCCCCGCTGGACCGCTATCTGGAAGCCGCCGCCGACCGATCCGGCGCAGCCGTCGACCCCGCGCAACACCCCAGCCGACAGACCGAGCGTCACTGGCAGGCGGCGCTGGTCGACCTGTGCGACTGGGCATGGGAGGCGGCCATCGGGCCGCTGCTGAATGCCTTGGGTTCGTCGGAGGGGGATGCTCTGCGCCCGTCCGACGGGGACACCTTGGGCCCGCTCGGCGGGGACTCCCCGGGCTTGTCCGAAGGGGACGCGAACCCGTCCGGTAGCAACGCCCCCGGCCCGACCCTCCGGCCGCCACGGATCGTGCTCGTCCCGTGTGGGCCGCTCGGGGCCGTGGCGTGGCATGCGGCTCGGCGACCGCGGGCGACCGGGGACCCCGGTCATCGGTTTGCCTGTCAGGACGCGGTCTTCAGTTACGCCCCTTCCGGGGCCCAGTTCCTGCGAGCCGCGCGGCGCCGGCGGCTGCCTGCCACCGACCGTCAGGTTCTGGTCGCCGACCCGGACCTCACCCTGCTGTGGGCCGAGACCGAGACCGACGCCCTGCGCACCGCCTGCTACCCCGACGCCCTGCGCTACGGCGCGTTCCTCGCCTCCGACGAGCCCGAGGACGCCCCCGGCACCCCCGATGACCTGCTCGCCGTTCTGCCCGGCGGCGACGCTACGGCATCCGTTGTGCACATCTCCTGCCACGCCGTGGCCGGTCCACACCCCACCCGGTCCGCGCTGCGACTGGCCGCCGGGCCGGACACCGAACCCGACTCGGGCCTGCTGACCGTGGCCCGCCTCCTGGACGGCGCCGCCGACCGGCCGCCGGACACGACCGGGCCCCTGATCGTGCTCAGCGCCTGCGAGACCGACCTGAGCACCCGGGACCACGACGAGTCGCTCACCCTCGCCACCGCCCTAGTGACCCGCGGCGCGGCCGACGCGGTCGGCTCCCGCTGGGCGGTGCGCGACAGCCAAACGGCCGTGATGATGGCCGTCTTCCACCACTTCCTGGCCGCCGAGGGCCTGGCGCCGCCCGACGCCCTGCGCGCCACCCAACTGTGGATGCTGGACCCGGACCGCACCCCGCCGCCCACCCTCCGCGGTGAGCTGCTCTACGAGGCGACCGGCCCGGGCCTGGACCAGATCCACCACTGGGCCGCCTTCACGCACCAGGGCAACCCAGCCCCGAGAGACGCTTGTCGTAAGTCCGGGGCCGGCCAGTGA
- a CDS encoding ParA family protein, which translates to MASPASAGDREKVVSKLPGWLRQDLKVRAAQLGTEIQTAVTQGITYWCDLASTPPTVDTSGADSFSTWLPPGQWETFKDSASDRKVSITQALAQAVQLWLQKHPAPTVQRPEIPRRIITCNQKGGVGKTAVAAGTGEAMAEDANTLYPVRISKHFAAALLKDSEGESGDSGSDPRAIEDRPGLGLSVLLVDFDPQCHLTQQLGHTPLPMDGDSLTKHMAGEPAGKLRDLIVPIEGDQFGDRLHLLPSCNDAFLLDVKLAGVRAREAALERALAPIEADFDVIIVDCPPSLGLSMDAAVYYGRRRDNEPPGSSGALVVVQAEDSSADAYTLLTTQIEDLGTDLSLHIDYLGIVVNHYDARRGYIATSSLEAWMDIRDPRVVGVIGDLKEQKEAVRVKRPLLAYSPKCDQAVGMRALAREIS; encoded by the coding sequence ATGGCTTCTCCCGCTTCCGCCGGCGACCGCGAGAAGGTCGTCTCCAAACTCCCCGGGTGGCTCCGCCAGGACCTCAAAGTCCGTGCAGCCCAACTGGGTACCGAGATCCAGACCGCAGTGACGCAAGGCATCACCTACTGGTGCGACCTCGCGTCGACCCCGCCCACCGTCGACACATCCGGCGCCGACTCGTTCTCCACCTGGCTTCCCCCAGGCCAGTGGGAGACCTTCAAGGACTCGGCATCCGATCGCAAGGTCTCGATCACCCAGGCCCTCGCCCAGGCCGTGCAGCTCTGGCTGCAGAAACATCCCGCGCCCACCGTGCAGCGACCAGAGATTCCCCGCCGCATCATCACCTGCAACCAGAAGGGCGGCGTCGGGAAGACGGCTGTCGCCGCAGGCACCGGCGAGGCGATGGCTGAAGACGCCAACACCCTGTACCCGGTGCGCATTTCCAAGCACTTCGCTGCCGCGCTGCTCAAGGACAGCGAAGGTGAATCCGGCGATAGCGGCTCTGACCCGCGGGCCATAGAGGACCGGCCCGGCCTCGGCCTGAGCGTTCTGCTTGTGGACTTCGACCCCCAGTGCCACCTCACCCAGCAACTCGGCCACACTCCGCTGCCCATGGACGGCGACAGCCTCACCAAGCACATGGCCGGCGAGCCCGCTGGCAAGCTCCGTGACCTGATCGTCCCCATCGAAGGCGACCAATTCGGCGACCGTCTGCACCTCCTGCCCAGCTGTAACGACGCCTTCCTCCTCGACGTCAAACTCGCCGGCGTCCGGGCACGCGAAGCCGCCCTCGAACGAGCCCTCGCACCGATCGAAGCCGATTTCGACGTCATCATCGTCGACTGCCCGCCCAGCCTCGGCCTGAGCATGGATGCCGCCGTTTACTACGGCCGCCGCCGCGACAACGAGCCTCCCGGCTCCTCCGGCGCCCTCGTTGTCGTCCAGGCAGAAGACAGCTCAGCCGACGCCTACACCCTCCTGACCACCCAGATCGAAGACCTCGGAACCGACCTCAGCCTGCACATCGACTACCTCGGCATCGTCGTCAACCACTACGACGCACGCCGCGGCTACATCGCCACCTCCTCCCTTGAAGCCTGGATGGACATAAGAGACCCCCGAGTTGTCGGCGTCATCGGCGACCTCAAGGAACAGAAAGAAGCAGTCCGCGTGAAACGCCCCCTCCTCGCCTACTCCCCCAAGTGCGATCAGGCGGTAGGCATGCGCGCCCTGGCACGGGAGATCTCATGA
- a CDS encoding ParB/RepB/Spo0J family partition protein: MSSKASKLGASASFGQARPVSARRAAISAATGARTEGVPDPTELPVGQISQNPDNPRDHLRDLEDITQSIKELGVINAITVASIDAYLQERPDRADDLDEGAKYVVVDGHRRLEGSRRAGKDTIKVMVDDARVATDETLLEAAFVANFHRDDMTDLEQAHVLDSLVKLYGSQTKASQRLGLPQATISSKLSLLKLSPDLQAELATGERQVEHVRNLGKLSPEEQRAAADTRAAEAKRRAEQKRNSQQAATPSAPLSSAAKQKTDDYHAAISQDAVQTTTEPSPEGATTQAPVKAATGTTPAPVPAQPADRGRDSTERHDGQDAVQTVPWRDVPAVAKLIHARMTDDERRELVALLRA; this comes from the coding sequence ATGAGCAGCAAGGCCTCGAAACTCGGAGCGAGCGCCTCCTTCGGCCAGGCCCGGCCCGTCAGCGCCCGGAGGGCCGCGATCAGCGCCGCCACCGGAGCACGCACCGAAGGCGTACCCGACCCCACAGAGCTGCCTGTCGGGCAGATTAGCCAGAACCCCGACAACCCCCGCGACCATCTGCGCGACCTTGAGGACATCACGCAGAGCATCAAGGAACTCGGCGTCATCAACGCCATCACCGTGGCCAGCATCGACGCCTACCTACAGGAACGCCCCGACCGCGCCGACGACCTGGACGAAGGCGCCAAGTACGTCGTCGTGGACGGCCACCGTCGCCTCGAAGGCTCGCGCCGCGCAGGCAAGGACACCATCAAGGTGATGGTCGACGACGCCCGCGTGGCAACCGATGAGACCCTCCTCGAGGCCGCGTTCGTCGCCAACTTCCACCGCGACGATATGACCGACCTCGAGCAAGCCCACGTCCTGGATTCGCTGGTCAAGCTCTACGGCAGCCAGACCAAAGCCTCGCAACGGCTCGGCCTCCCCCAGGCCACCATCTCCTCCAAGCTGTCACTGCTCAAGCTCTCCCCCGACCTGCAAGCCGAACTGGCCACCGGCGAGCGGCAAGTCGAACACGTCCGGAACCTTGGCAAGCTCAGCCCCGAAGAACAGCGGGCTGCGGCGGACACCCGAGCCGCAGAAGCCAAGCGGCGAGCAGAGCAGAAGCGAAACAGCCAGCAGGCGGCAACTCCATCCGCCCCCCTCAGCTCTGCTGCAAAGCAGAAGACTGACGACTATCACGCCGCGATAAGCCAGGACGCAGTCCAGACGACCACAGAGCCATCGCCAGAGGGAGCGACCACCCAGGCACCGGTCAAGGCGGCAACCGGGACAACTCCCGCCCCCGTGCCGGCGCAGCCCGCCGATCGGGGAAGGGACTCCACAGAGCGGCACGACGGGCAAGACGCTGTTCAGACGGTGCCATGGCGCGATGTACCTGCGGTCGCCAAGCTCATCCACGCCCGCATGACGGATGACGAACGTCGCGAGTTGGTCGCCCTGCTCCGCGCGTGA